The Cygnus atratus isolate AKBS03 ecotype Queensland, Australia chromosome 2, CAtr_DNAZoo_HiC_assembly, whole genome shotgun sequence genome window below encodes:
- the PTGR3 gene encoding prostaglandin reductase 3 isoform X1 codes for MSWSARSGVALGCRARPIVDMSYSRHFLDFQGSAIPSAMKKLVVTRLSPNFREAVALRHGVPVPLPGDGDLLVRNRFVGINASDINYSAGRYDASVKPPFDIGFEGVGDVVALGLSASADYTVGQAVAYVKAGSFAEYTVVPAKQAVPLPSVKPEFLTLMVSGATAYISLKELGELSEGQKVLVTAAAGGTGQFAVQLAKKAKCHVIGTCSSDEKGGFLKSIGCDRAINYKTESIESVLRKDYPEGVDVVYESVGGKMFDLAVNSLATKGRLIVIGFITGYQNPTGLSPIKAEVLPAKLLKKSASIRGFFLNHYFSEYKMALKHLLKMYEKGELVCEVDLGDMSPEGKFTGLESVFRAVDYMYMGKNIGKIVVELPHSVNSKL; via the exons ATGAGCTGGAGCGCCCGGAGCGGCGTGGCGCTGGGCTGCCGGGCGCGGCCCATCGTGGACATGTCGTACAGCCGCCACTTTCTGGATTTCCAGGGCTCGGCCATCCCCAGCGCCATGAAGAAGCTGGTGGTGACTCGGCTGAGCCCAAACTTCAGGGAAGCGGTCGCCCTGCGGCACGGCGTGCCCGTGCCGCTCCCCGGGGACGGCGACCTCCTCGTCAGGAACAG aTTTGTCGGCATTAATGCATCTGACATAAACTACTCAGCCGGTCGATATGACGCATCGGTTAAGCCCCCGTTTGACATAGGCTTTGAAGGTGTTGGTGATGTGGTAGCGTTAGGACTCAGTGCTAGTGCCGATTACACGGTGGGCCAAGCCGTGGCCTACGTTAAAGCAGGTTCCTTTGCTGAATACACAGTCGTGCCTGCCAAGCAAGCAGTGCCTCTGCCCTCTGTGAAACCTGAGTTTCTGACTTTAATGGTAAGTGGTGCTACTGCATACATCAGCCTGAAGGAACTGGGAGAGCTGTCTGAAGGCCAGAAGGTcctggtgacagcagcagctggaggaacgGGCCAGTTCGCTGTGCAGCTCGCAAAGAAGGCAAAGTGCCACGTAATTGGAACCTGCTCCAGCGATGAAAAGGGTGGCTTTCTGAAATCCATTGGCTGTGACCGTGCAATCAACtataaaactgaaagcattGAGTCTGTTCTTAGGAAGGACTACCCAGAAGGTGTGGATGTAGTGTACGAGTCTGTTGGTGGGAAGATGTTTGACTTGGCTGTTAACTCCTTGGCTACCAAAGGGCGCCTGATAGTTATTGGGTTTATCACTGGCTACCAGAACCCTACTGGCCTCTCGCCTATTAAAGCAGAGGTTTTGCCAGCAAAACTGCTGAAGAAGTCTGCCAGCATCCGGGGTTTCTTCTTGAACCATTACTTTTCCGAATACAAAATGGCTCTGAAGCACTTGCTCAAGATGTATGAAAAAGGAGAACTGGTCTGTGAGGTAGACCTTGGAGACATGTCTCCAGAGGGCAAGTTCACTGGCTTGGAGTCTGTATTTCGTGCTGTAGATTACATGTACATGGgaaaaaacattggaaaaatTGTAGTTGAATTACCTCACTCTGTCAACAGTAAgctgtaa
- the PTGR3 gene encoding prostaglandin reductase 3 isoform X2 has translation MASCSRKSAPVACLRGSRTLSSASFRFVGINASDINYSAGRYDASVKPPFDIGFEGVGDVVALGLSASADYTVGQAVAYVKAGSFAEYTVVPAKQAVPLPSVKPEFLTLMVSGATAYISLKELGELSEGQKVLVTAAAGGTGQFAVQLAKKAKCHVIGTCSSDEKGGFLKSIGCDRAINYKTESIESVLRKDYPEGVDVVYESVGGKMFDLAVNSLATKGRLIVIGFITGYQNPTGLSPIKAEVLPAKLLKKSASIRGFFLNHYFSEYKMALKHLLKMYEKGELVCEVDLGDMSPEGKFTGLESVFRAVDYMYMGKNIGKIVVELPHSVNSKL, from the exons ATGgcaagctgcagcaggaaaagtGCGCCGGTGGCATGCCTGCGGGGCTCTCGAACGCTATCGAGCGCATCTTTCAG aTTTGTCGGCATTAATGCATCTGACATAAACTACTCAGCCGGTCGATATGACGCATCGGTTAAGCCCCCGTTTGACATAGGCTTTGAAGGTGTTGGTGATGTGGTAGCGTTAGGACTCAGTGCTAGTGCCGATTACACGGTGGGCCAAGCCGTGGCCTACGTTAAAGCAGGTTCCTTTGCTGAATACACAGTCGTGCCTGCCAAGCAAGCAGTGCCTCTGCCCTCTGTGAAACCTGAGTTTCTGACTTTAATGGTAAGTGGTGCTACTGCATACATCAGCCTGAAGGAACTGGGAGAGCTGTCTGAAGGCCAGAAGGTcctggtgacagcagcagctggaggaacgGGCCAGTTCGCTGTGCAGCTCGCAAAGAAGGCAAAGTGCCACGTAATTGGAACCTGCTCCAGCGATGAAAAGGGTGGCTTTCTGAAATCCATTGGCTGTGACCGTGCAATCAACtataaaactgaaagcattGAGTCTGTTCTTAGGAAGGACTACCCAGAAGGTGTGGATGTAGTGTACGAGTCTGTTGGTGGGAAGATGTTTGACTTGGCTGTTAACTCCTTGGCTACCAAAGGGCGCCTGATAGTTATTGGGTTTATCACTGGCTACCAGAACCCTACTGGCCTCTCGCCTATTAAAGCAGAGGTTTTGCCAGCAAAACTGCTGAAGAAGTCTGCCAGCATCCGGGGTTTCTTCTTGAACCATTACTTTTCCGAATACAAAATGGCTCTGAAGCACTTGCTCAAGATGTATGAAAAAGGAGAACTGGTCTGTGAGGTAGACCTTGGAGACATGTCTCCAGAGGGCAAGTTCACTGGCTTGGAGTCTGTATTTCGTGCTGTAGATTACATGTACATGGgaaaaaacattggaaaaatTGTAGTTGAATTACCTCACTCTGTCAACAGTAAgctgtaa